In bacterium, the genomic window CGTAGCCGCCGCCCGGCACGGCGGAGCGGACCGAAACGCCGGGGGCGGAGATGTCGGGCTTGAGCAGCCCCGAGCGGTCGCGCGTCACCGGCCCGCGGCCGGAGAAGCCCGCCACCTCGTTCGCGCTCGTCGTCGCGGCGACCGACACGACGTCGGCGTAGATCGCCGGCGGATCGCCGACCGTGGCGCACTGCGACCCCGCGTTGCCGGCCGCGTCCACGTCGAGCACCCCCGCGCGCCGCAGCCGCGCGAAGGCGAGCCGCAGCGTGTCGGCGTCGCAGCCCTCGCTCTCGGGACAGGTCCACGAGTTGTTCACGATCGCCGCGCCGAGCTCGGGCCGGCCGTCGCGCAGCGGATCGCCGCCGGGCGGCCACGGGGCGAGCAGGAACTGCATGCACTCGAGGTACGAGGCGGACGAGCCGGCGCCGTCGGCTTCCATGTTGCGGCAGGCGATCCAGCGCGCGCCGGGAGCGACGCCGACTTGGTTCGCCGCGCCGTCGTCGCCGACCATCGTGCCGGTCGTGTGCGTGCCGTGGCCGTGCGGGTCGGTCGGCGCGGCGTACTGGCCGAAGGCGTCGTGCCACGAGTAGCGGTGGTCCGCGGCGCCGGTCGCCGCGTCGTAGCCGCGGTAGTGCGGCTTCAGCGCCGGATGCGTCCAGTCCACTCCGGTGTCGGCCGAGCCGACGACGATCCCCTCGCCGCGCGTCGCGCTCCAGACGGCCGGCGCATCGACCATCGCGACGTTCCACTCGACGGACGCGGCGGCGAGGGGGCTCTTCGCCGCGGACGCGGCCTCCGGGACGGGAACGCGCGCGGCGACGAGCGGGCTGCCGACCAGGCGCGCGACCTCGGGGCGGCGCGCGATCTCGCGCGCCAGCGCGCCGTCGCCGGCGACGAGGACAGCGTTCACGAGGTAGAAGGGACGCGCCGCGATCCTCGCCGCGGCGAGCTCCGCGAGCAGCCGCCGCTGCGCTTCGGCCGCCCGCGCGGCGAGGCGCGCGACCAGCGCCCCGCGCGACGCCGCGGGCGGCTCGGGCGCCGGCGTTTCCAGCAGCACGAGGAACTCCGCCGCTCCCTTCGCGTCGAGGCGCGCGGCGAGCCACGGCGCGATCTTCGCCTCCGCCGCGTCGGGCGTCTCGAGCGCGGCGCGCGCGGGGAGTTGCTGCGCCGCGGCGGGCGCGGCGGTTGCGGCGGACGCGGCGACGGCGAGCGCCGCGAGGAGCGGGGGGGAGAAGCGGCTCATTGCGCTAACATACATAAGGCGCGCCCCGTTCGGCGCGCCGAATGCGGGGATTCTGCCGTGGGATTGCGCGTGGACGACCGTCTGGAGATTCCGGACGAGGAACTGAGCTGGAGCGCGGCGCGCAGCGCCGGCCCCGGCGGGCAGAACGTCAACAAGGTGAGCACGCGGGTCACCGTCGTCTTCGACCTCGCCGGGTCCCGCGTCCTCGACGAGGCGCAGAAGGCGCTGCTCGCGGAGCGCCTGGCGACGCGGATCGACAAGGCGGGCGGGCTGCACGTCGTCGCCCAGCGGCACCGCACGCAGAGCCGCAACCGCGACGCCGCGTTCGAGCGGCTCGCGGAGTTGCTTCGCGAGGCGCTGCATGTCGATCCGCCGCGCCGCGGGACCCGCCCCACGCGGTCGTCGCGCGAGGAGCGGCTCGAGGGGAAGCGCCGCCGCGCCGACGCGAAGCGCGGCCGCGCCGAAGGGCGCCGCGTCGCGCGCCGCGACGACGACTGAAGGTCTCGCGCCGCGTCGTCGGTCGACGTGCGACGTTCGACGGCGGTGTTTCGCGCGGATCAGGTCGGGCGGCAGGCGCGGTGGCGACGCCGTCGTTCCGACGATCTGATCGGCGCGCCAGCCGCCCCTGCACGTCGTCGCGACGCGTCGGCCGCCGTTGCGCGTCGTCGTCGATGCGATGGTGCGCACGGTCGTAGTCGATGCGCCGGCCGTCGTTAGGCGTCGTCGCCGACGCGGGAGTGCGCGGCGAGGGCGCCCTCGCCGGCTTCGCGGAAGGCGCGCGAGACGCCGCCGACGCCGAGCTTCACGCCGCCGAAGATGCGCGAGACGACGAGGCCGCCGCCGACGAGGCCGCGCGCGCGCAGCGACTCGAGCAGCACGCGCCCCGGATGGCCCACTTCGCCGTCGTCCTTCGAGCGCTCGACCACCGCGCCGTCCGGCCCCTCGAAGCGGCAGGCCCAGCAGTGATGGCACGCCTTGCGGTGTTCCTTGCGGCGCTCCTTCAGGATCTCCTCGAGCGCCGCCTCGTCGGCCGCGGGGAAGAGGAGCGCGAAGAAGCGGGACCGCTCCACCGTCAGCTTGAATTCCGCGCGCCGTTCGATCTTCACGTCCCGCTCTCCGTTCACGTCGGCTGCGCGAAAGTTCCCGCGCCGCGCGCGGCCGATTCCGTCCGCGGGACGAGGATAGCGGCAACGTCCGCGCGCCGCGTCTGTCGTCACTGGGGCGGACGCAAAAAAAAGCGTCTCCGCGCTTGTGCACGGACGGCGAATTCGCCCTATAGTCTTCTCAACGCTTCACAACCGCTGCCGGCCCCGCCCACTCCCCCCCGGTTGGGCGGGGCTGGCGATTTTTTAGGCCAGTCCCGCGCGGTTCCGCGCGCTTCCTCGACCCAAAGAAAACGCCGCCGCGGGCGCGGCGGCGCGGTGCGAAATTCCCCGGGCGCCTCAGCGCGCCGCGAGGTCCGCGCTCTGCGGGTCGATC contains:
- a CDS encoding YigZ family protein, with the protein product MKIERRAEFKLTVERSRFFALLFPAADEAALEEILKERRKEHRKACHHCWACRFEGPDGAVVERSKDDGEVGHPGRVLLESLRARGLVGGGLVVSRIFGGVKLGVGGVSRAFREAGEGALAAHSRVGDDA
- a CDS encoding S8 family serine peptidase, with protein sequence MSRFSPPLLAALAVAASAATAAPAAAQQLPARAALETPDAAEAKIAPWLAARLDAKGAAEFLVLLETPAPEPPAASRGALVARLAARAAEAQRRLLAELAAARIAARPFYLVNAVLVAGDGALAREIARRPEVARLVGSPLVAARVPVPEAASAAKSPLAAASVEWNVAMVDAPAVWSATRGEGIVVGSADTGVDWTHPALKPHYRGYDAATGAADHRYSWHDAFGQYAAPTDPHGHGTHTTGTMVGDDGAANQVGVAPGARWIACRNMEADGAGSSASYLECMQFLLAPWPPGGDPLRDGRPELGAAIVNNSWTCPESEGCDADTLRLAFARLRRAGVLDVDAAGNAGSQCATVGDPPAIYADVVSVAATTSANEVAGFSGRGPVTRDRSGLLKPDISAPGVSVRSAVPGGGY
- the arfB gene encoding aminoacyl-tRNA hydrolase yields the protein MGLRVDDRLEIPDEELSWSAARSAGPGGQNVNKVSTRVTVVFDLAGSRVLDEAQKALLAERLATRIDKAGGLHVVAQRHRTQSRNRDAAFERLAELLREALHVDPPRRGTRPTRSSREERLEGKRRRADAKRGRAEGRRVARRDDD